The genomic segment TTAAGAGGAATTATTCACTCGACTGAAGGATTGAGCAGGCCTGGATTTCCGTCGGGGCTGTGTGAGCTGCCTTGAAGAGTCACATTCAGGCCCAGTGTTTCTGAGATGAGGCAGTGGAACAACAAgtcagcagaaactgaatagctgagggttgttgttgtgttctgcAGACCAGGCTAGTGTTTCTCTCTGGCTTTCCTGCTCTCTGCTCCACTTTGCTGGGAAAGAATAATGAGACCGTTTCTGAGTTTATGTTGCATCCTTCCTTAGTCCAGAGTTCTTTGTTTgttacacaaacaaaagcatgtgcattttaCATACACACTCAAACCCAATAAGACCTCTCATGTCTGTCGGtaggaaaacagaaacattatcTAATTATTAACGACCTGACCGTTGTATACTCTGCCTTCCGCCCAGTCTCTGCTGGGAAAGCTGTAACCTCATCCAATCCTTAACGAGCAGTTATTAAAAAGAATGAATACATTACCTGAATGCTCCCAAAAGATATAAAAATGAATCCAGAAGTTTCAatttctagtttttcttttgaaaggCGTGAaattcaagttttcattttcctATTATTGATATTATGGTGTCAGATATCACCTTTATGTATCTACTTAATTCATGGAGTTCcatattttttttcacagattCCTTTTTTCCCACATTGCAGATTTTCCTTCACAATGCAGATTTACTCAGACACCCTCGAGTTGACGTTtatagatttcaaaataaatttgtATACTAAATCTGAATCCTTTAATATTGATTATCTGCTGATACAGATTTTAGATGTAATACTGATTGAACAGCTAATGTATCTGATGTACTTAATTTACACAGCAATAGATTACTTAATCTTTGAATGACTTATTTGATCCAAATGCTGAAAAAATATAGTTAGGctaaatgtattatatataacTACGATGGTCTCCTGTAGTGCCTGTGACAGCATCACTACAAAGACGACATCCAACTCTAAACTTTGTTCAAACTTCAGAAACTTTTGGTTGTACAGTGGTTTTACAGGCTGGAGCTTCATCACCGACAAATGATCTTCAACAAGTACTGAAGGATGTTTTCTAAAACTACACATGTCTACATTAATAATGTAATCTTTAGGAGTTAATCAGAAACATTCAGCAATCAACCGCATGCAAAACATTTGTTGTATATagcacatttcatttcaggTGGAGGCACAATGTGCATAAGCTAACATGGAAGTATCCGTCACTACAGAACGAAAGTGaaaaaattaacatttaaaatatgttaaaataaataaaatatctgttTGACCAATACAATTCATAGTATTAATGTAATAAATACAAGTATAAAAgggataaaaatagaaatacaataaaaatgataaattaaaaccAGCTAACCAGACAACTGTGAGGTGCAGACAAAAGTGTATCCGTTATGTTTTAAAGATGATGAAGCGCCTCAAACAGTTCTCCAGTTTTCATAGAGACTGAATAACCAGCCGGCTTGTTCCAGCTGACCTGAGGGATCAGCTGGTTCACAGCTCACAAGCAAGGCAGAGATACTGAGGTGTCACACTATGCAGGGAATTCAAAACAAGCATTGTCAAATCAATCTTCCTGAGTTCTACTCAAACTACAAGTTACAACACTTAttagacagagacagacttATATGATCTCCTCTTACAGCAGTCTCTCACTTGTAATGTGTTGTTCTTGACACCAGGTGTCAGTAAAAGGCCATATGTCGTATGGCACTCAATGAAGAGGCTGCACCAGAAACACAAGTAAACCACATTgaacagtaaagaaaaaaaaagtgccttCTAAAACTTGCTCACTTAACAACCATCCAATTACTGTCGACATTATATGATCACCAGTGCATCTGGCCAAGACTATGGAGCAATGTGACTGTAAACAGCATAcaacttcagtgtgtgtgtgtgtgtatgtttgtgtgatgcGTGGTTAAAAGactcaaataataatttttggTGAATTTCAgccattgtttttcattttgacccCTTTAACAGCCTCATGCTAATGTCATTAGGTGGCCGTATCATGCAAACTGCTTCATTAGGAAAACTGCTTCATTAGGAGAAAGCCACGTTGCCCTCTGAGTAGAAAACAAGTGGTTTCCTGAATTTTCCTCGAATGGTGTAGAAGCTGTGTGATAGAGTTTTGTATTGTGTTCATATGAATtgcgtttttttatttttttgtaatctCTCTGACCTACAGAATTTTAAATACCTTTTTTAGTGTTAGTGGTTTACAGTAGCACAATCAAAAATCAACTGCCAACTTCTGCTACACCATCTCCAGCCACAAGATGGCTGCagcagtaaacaaaaacaaacaaaactgcattttacatcttattttaatgaatattttgtATGTTTCTATGTTAATTTTGTCTATTTTCAGTCTATGTGATTCctttaaatcatcatcatttgtatgaaatgtgctaTGCAAATACAATGGGaacattttgattaattttCCAGTTTTATTCACTGAACAACATTGGCAACAGAATGGcatttggtaaaaatattaacaatatctagtaataaaaaagtaaacagTCAAATGGTAAATACAATTACTTTTACTCAGTCTGTTTTTTGCTAATGCTTCTTCCTGAGTAAAAATTGTCACGAAGTGAACAAATCTGTCACATGACAGATCACATTATTATAAGATTTATGATATGTGCACATTGGGTAGCAGACTTTTCATGACTGTAATTAAATAGACactattgttattgttaaatCTACTCAGGATACCAGATTACCTTATTACTACCCAACCCTAAAATACATACactacacacaaacaacttCATTTTACtcttatttgtctgttttcttttcgaaatatactttattttaccACATGttcatcttctcttttttaGATATGCCACCCATGATGGAAGTGAAGGGGGAACCAGGCCCTCAAGGAAAACCTGGACCAAGAGGCCCACCTGGGCCATCAGGACTTCCAGGAAAACCCGGACTGGGGAAGCCAGGCCTCAATGGCCAACCCGGCCCACAGGGGCCTCCTGGCTTTCCAGGAATTGGTAAGCCTGGTCTTCCAGGTCTTCCAGGAAAGATTGGGCCAATTGGAATGGCAGGGCTTACCGGTGAGGTTGGCCCTCGTGGCGAACCAGGTCCAAGAGGTCTTCCAGGTCAGCCTGGCCTTCCTGGTCCAGCTGGCCTCTCTTTGAATGGGAAACCTGGGCTTCCAGGCATCAGAGGCCCCTCTGGGGCACGGGGAGAACCAGGGATCAAAGGTATTTCTGGCCAACCTGGTGAGCGTGGGCTTAAGGGCGAGAATGGAAATGGTAAGACAGGGCCTCCAGGTATAAGGGGTCCTCCCGGGCTAAAAGGCAGTACAGGACCACCTGGTCTTCCAGGTGTGGGCAAACCAGGACTAAAAGGTTTGCCTGGACTGCCTGGTCTTAAAGGTGATCACGGATTCCCAGGGGATCGTGGGGAACCAGGAGAGGTTGGCACTCCAGGTTCACAAGGTCTTCCGGGGCCAGTCGGGGTAGGGAAGCCTGGGTTAGATGGACTGCCAGGAGCACCAGGTCCACTAGGGCCAAAAGGGGAGTCAGGAATCAGGGGTCCCCCTGGATTTCCTGGGACTCCCGGTTATGGAAAACCTGGTCTGAGTGGGATAAAAGGAGAAAAGGGTCATGGTGGCCTGCCTGGTCTccctggagacaaaggagagcaaGGAATGGTGGGCCCGGTTGGGGAGCCAGGTCTTGATGGACAACCAGGGCAAGTAGGACTTCAAGGCCCAATGGGACTTCCAGGAAAATATGGAATGCCAGGACAGAAGGGAGAGCTGGGGCCCCAGGGCCCTCCTGGACTACCTGGCCTCAGAGGTGACCAAGGCTCCAGTGGACCCCCTGGGAAACCTGGCATCTCTGGGGAAAAAGGCATCCCTGGGCTGAATGGTCCAATTGGAAAACCTGGACCCAAGGGTGAAGCAGGGCATATTGGCCTACCTGGAAATCCAGGGTTGATGGGTGGTCCAGGGCCTAAAGGTGAGAATGGGTTTATTGGGACTCCAGGCCCCAGGGGCCAGTCAGGCATTCCTGGTCTTCAGGGGCCAATGGGTCCCATGGGGCCACAGGGTGCTCCTGGCACAAAGGGTGAACCTGGACTTCCAGGGCCTCAAGGACTGGGTAAGCTGGGAGAGAAGGGATCAATAGGTCCACAAGGTCCTCCAGGGAAACCAGGCCCTGCTGGGCTTAATGGTAACCTTGGCCCTCCTGGGCCTCCAGGGCCCCCTGGTCCTCCAGGAAATGGCCAAACAGTTGTTGCAGGGCCAACAGATTCACAGCTGGAAGGGGATGAAGTACCAGGGGACAGGAAGGGGTCAGTGTACAGTCCAGTTCCACTCTCTGCCTCTGTAGCACCAGCATTCACAGCCATCCTCACCAcaccttttcctccctctggCATGCCAATCAAATTTGACAGGACACTATACAATGGGCAAAATGCCTACAGCCCTGCTACTGGCATGTTCACTGCTCCTTTATCCGGCGTCTACTACTTTGCGTACCACATGCATGTAAAGGGAACTAGCCTGTGGGTGGCACTGTACAAGAACAATGTACCAGCCACTTACACATATGATGAATACAAGAAAGGCTACATGGACCAGGCGTCTGGTAGTGCTGTCCTCGAGCTGAAGGAGGGTGACCAGGTATGGGTCCAGATGCCCTCGGATCAGGCAAACGGCCTCTATTCTACCGAGTACATCCACTCCTCCTTTTCAGGATTCCTGCTCTGTCCTACATAACCTTGTCTTCTCCTTCAAATATGTTCCTGTATTGGCACCTCAGAGCAGCCCTAAACCTAAATTACCTGCAGCCATAATAGAAACACAAAACCCATACGATTCTCAAAATAATTGCCATCATCTTTAAATATCTCACCCTCAACAACATGAgcgaaagagaaaacaaactttgtgaatgaaatggaaagtttaaaaaaagcaggGGATGGAATTTCATACTGTGTTCTTTGTTTCAGtgtccttcaaatgtgtgttttgggttgtattttatgttggtgtttttagcttatattattttaattattatattgtcataattttattgttattatttggtCCTCATCGtcatggttgttgttgttgttattgaatTCAGACTATTAAGTGCCTTACTTTGTAATGTGCTAGTAACAGATCTTCCCATGTGACTGCACATCCTGCCCAAAAGCTCTGACATCATAAGAACGACATCACCAGACcctggagggggaggggtgatTGGTTTCTCAGGCTGCAGTTACTTTCCCCATGTCCTCTTATTTAAACCGCAAATACTGATTTAAAGAGCAACAATACAACAAAGCTTTCTATGTTGTATTGTTGCAAACAATAGCAAAAAGAATGCATTtagtacatttttcttttatctgacctatttggtaaaaaaaagtattaatgGGATTCAATCTTTGTTTTAGCGTGAGATATATATAGGTTGACATTTAGTTGGTATAGGCATCTGTTTGGTGCTGATTTCTTTGCATCtttctgattttaaatgatgggtctttgtatttttttttttactaaactGTCCAGAAATACAATCCAGGAAAAAAATGGCCTTACAATATTggtattatttaatataaatcacCCTTGTAAAAAGGACCATCACCATCATGCAAAGACATCTAACTGAGGACTACATGTATGtatacagtcagtgtttacATGCCATAGAATAGATACTGAGAGCAACTGCAAATGGATTTTAAAGACTAAATTACAGATTGAACGATGGCCCGCTTCCTTGTATGGATCTGATTTCCCCATCACCATGTGGCAGGCATCATCTTCACATGCTCTATCCATGACGTCACTTTTCGATTGGTATACTACCTACTAATAAATCAGTGTAACATTAACATTCCAATTAAGTAATCTGTGCTGCCATACTATGAAAATCCCATTCTGACCATGTATTACATATCATGTGAAGATGCTGTAAACATATTACTGCTCATAAATAAGAAAGGAGGCAAAaggataataaataaaatagatccACTTCTTCCCCCGAGGTAAGTGGTCCGTGTGACTTGTTCCCGTGCAAATGAGAGCAGTTCTGAATCATTTGTAGTTCTGGTTGAAAAAGCTTTCTATTAATTCCCGAGCCATTGTGTCGGAAATGGACGGATTATTATTTAGCTTAATGGAACATCCGTGACTACGAGGACAGGATGTGTCAGAACTGAATAATGTCAAAGCATACAACTGGAAATGAGATTGGATATGCatttactggatgaataagtaAAGGGACTTGAATGAGGCCCACAGGTTGTGAAACACAGgttgtgtaacatttaacaaatCCCTGCCAGATTTCTGGGAGAGGTGGTAGGCCAGAGGTGAGAGCTATGTATTCACTCATTTCTGTTGGATAAGTCGTTAATGATACAcgctgcatgtatgtgtgtgtgcgtatgttaGATGTACctttctgtcaccctgtcaatgtatgtatgtgtgtgcttgtgtatgtgtcGTGTTGTCACATTGGGCCCCTGGCATTCAGGTCCTGAACACATCGGCCAAGGTAATAATAAACTTGAACAAAGTGACAAAATGTTAGGAAGACCTCACAATCCTGTTAATGTTCCACAAGAAATCTGACTTTAAAATGGTGCTGCATCCTTttgggtggtggggggggggttaaggaAATTCCATGCTTTCTAATAGTGCCTTTGCAAAGTAAGGGAACAGGTGATGAATGTAAAGGATAGATGATGGGGACAGAAATAACCTGGAATTAAATTTACACAATGAGATAAGAAAATAACATACTGGTGAACACTGAATGGGCTATGTTGCTCCAATGGTGTGCAATAATTCTGTGTTTTACCAAgtcatgaacaaaaaaaaaagatagtaaGGGAAGTGTTGCGAGTTCTTTATTCAATATTGCCATTAAAGAAGAGATTTGGGCAACATTGCTGTGATCAAACGATGAAAAGCCAGTGCTTATATGATCATATCTGTACCTGTACATGCCTAAGCTCAGGCAGGATTGCGATCAAACTTGTGCCGCCCAATAACCCTATCATTACACTGAATTCTGACTACCTTACACCCTGATGGAGGGAATGTCAATGTGCGGAAGGATTGTGCCAAACTTAGCTTTGCAATCAAAATGAATGTCTACTGTTTGACTCATTACCAGTGGTTTCTCCAAATCATGCTGCATCACTACATGTAAACAGTTAAAGTTGCTCTAGGAAAGCAGTGCCAGGAGGAGGCCATATCAGTATTTGACATTTATGTAATGCAGACAATGCACTCGCTCACGCCCTTTTCCGTCTACTAACACGAACACACCTAAAACTGCTATGTGTCATTATTGTTACGTGGGTCTACAAGGAAGTCCGAGGCTCgttatgtactgtatgttgccttttttttgtcaccttttttcttttcttttttttttttaacatatgaCATGGTGATGTGAGTTACACATGGCTATTACTCGCTGTCCTTATGTTTTCATAGACAATGTCACTTGCTTGCAGAGTTTGCCCCGTGTGCAAATCATAGTGAAGTGTCAGTAAGATCAGTGTACCGTCTCAATCACAAAACTgcttttaagtgtttttttgttttgtttttctttataaaaatgaacaaaaaatatgagaaaaaaacCCCAGCCTCGCTTCGGTTCTTAAGGGATATTTGTTTGTCTTAGTTTCAAGTAACACAAACGGTCATTCCCATTTGCACATGAAATTAATGAagatgtatttatacatttatgatAATTTAATAGGGATGCCAAAACCGACCACCGAAGCCTAGAACGTATAAAATGGTATGTAACGGCATTGATGAGTTAAGAGCATTTACTTTTTTCTAGTTAGCATTCTAGTGTTGTTTGTGAAGGATTATTTTGtggacttttattttctattttgtgtCATTTACAATGTATCAACGTATAGGATTTTTGTCATACAAGGCTATTGCGTGCACTCTATGCAATAGAATTTGGGTATAAAATGCACTCTTTTTGATTGAAAAATGTTTGTCTGCTTATACAAAATCTACAGTACTTGATTGTATTGATACCACATCAATAAAAACCTTCTTGTATGTTGGTGTCCGGCTCCTGTTTCTGTCCTTTACATCTATATGTTGGTAATATGAATTTAACATGAAGTGCACTGAGTCACTACCATACAGATTAGTGTTTTTTTCAGTGGCCACTAAaagtttgttgtttattttgctttttattggCAGTCAaatttttttataaaagtcaattagaaatgttttacttcatGCCTGTA from the Paralichthys olivaceus isolate ysfri-2021 chromosome 20, ASM2471397v2, whole genome shotgun sequence genome contains:
- the col8a2 gene encoding collagen alpha-2(VIII) chain — protein: MLVTMLLAPVCVLLMLGGRALAGGYPPIQHMKYMQPMMKGPIGPPFREGKGHYVDMPPMMEVKGEPGPQGKPGPRGPPGPSGLPGKPGLGKPGLNGQPGPQGPPGFPGIGKPGLPGLPGKIGPIGMAGLTGEVGPRGEPGPRGLPGQPGLPGPAGLSLNGKPGLPGIRGPSGARGEPGIKGISGQPGERGLKGENGNGKTGPPGIRGPPGLKGSTGPPGLPGVGKPGLKGLPGLPGLKGDHGFPGDRGEPGEVGTPGSQGLPGPVGVGKPGLDGLPGAPGPLGPKGESGIRGPPGFPGTPGYGKPGLSGIKGEKGHGGLPGLPGDKGEQGMVGPVGEPGLDGQPGQVGLQGPMGLPGKYGMPGQKGELGPQGPPGLPGLRGDQGSSGPPGKPGISGEKGIPGLNGPIGKPGPKGEAGHIGLPGNPGLMGGPGPKGENGFIGTPGPRGQSGIPGLQGPMGPMGPQGAPGTKGEPGLPGPQGLGKLGEKGSIGPQGPPGKPGPAGLNGNLGPPGPPGPPGPPGNGQTVVAGPTDSQLEGDEVPGDRKGSVYSPVPLSASVAPAFTAILTTPFPPSGMPIKFDRTLYNGQNAYSPATGMFTAPLSGVYYFAYHMHVKGTSLWVALYKNNVPATYTYDEYKKGYMDQASGSAVLELKEGDQVWVQMPSDQANGLYSTEYIHSSFSGFLLCPT